From a region of the Gossypium raimondii isolate GPD5lz chromosome 10, ASM2569854v1, whole genome shotgun sequence genome:
- the LOC105775118 gene encoding sulfite exporter TauE/SafE family protein 5 has product MSDSDTKTCNVVYKNNFVRVFSSRQISLHETPKMNIQNLLRYVSLALPIFIFFFITPTTQYHAHQHHQQPIFNDLTIHTFINKTLQWKTRLVKFQGRQLKLSTPTILAAICCFIASSISSAGGIGGGGLFIPILTIVAGLDLKVASSFSAFMVTGGSIANIMYNLRTKTDKSGRMKKGLVDYDIALLSEPCMLLGVSVGAVCNHVFPEWLITILFAVFLVWSTFKTCSNGVGYWKTETAKHNESRNGCEKVGNGVTKNGESENLREPLMGVEGNEISGFPWKKLLSQSLNFWNASFWPLFFFFCNFDIQFLKHFHFNHLTIESLTMINCTCQHHVYIFILITQL; this is encoded by the coding sequence ATGTCGGATAGTGACACTAAAACCTGCAACGTGGTATATAAGAACAATTTCGTAAGGGTTTTTTCTTCAAGACAAATTTCTCTTCACGAGACCCCCAAAATGAATATTCAGAATCTGCTTAGATATGTTTCTCTTGCCCTTCCcattttcatcttcttcttcatcacccCCACCACCCAATACCACGCCCACCAACATCACcaacaacccattttcaatgATCTCACAATCCACACCTTCATCAACAAAACTCTCCAATGGAAAACTCGCCTTGTCAAATTCCAAGGCCGCCAACTCAAACTATCAACCCCTACAATACTAGCAGCAATATGTTGTTTCATAGCTTCCTCTATATCAAGTGCCGGTGGCATTGGTGGTGGAGGTTTGTTTATTCCCATTCTCACAATCGTTGCTGGTTTAGACCTTAAAGTTGCTTCATCTTTCTCAGCTTTTATGGTCACCGGTGGGTCAATTGCAAATATTATGTACAATTTGCGTACCAAAACTGACAAATCAGGACGTATGAAAAAGGGTTTGGTTGATTATGACATAGCACTTTTGTCAGAGCCTTGTATGTTATTAGGTGTAAGTGTTGGGGCTGTTTGTAACCATGTCTTCCCTGAATGGTTAATCACTATCTTGTTTGCTGTTTTCCTTGTTTGGTCTACTTTTAAGACTTGTAGTAATGGTGTTGGGTATTGGAAAACAGAAACAGCTAAACATAATGAAAGTAGAAATGGGTGTGAAAAAGTGGGAAATGGGGTGACTAAAAATGGAGAGAGTGAGAACTTAAGAGAACCATTGATGGGTGTAGAAGGGAACGAAATATCAGGGTTTCCATGGAAGAAACTACTCAGTCAGTCACTAAATTTTTGGAATGCTTCATTTTGgccactatttttttttttttgtaattttgacattcaatttttaaaacacttTCATTTTAATCACCTAACCATTGAATCATTAACGATGATTAACTGT